The proteins below are encoded in one region of Rhododendron vialii isolate Sample 1 chromosome 7a, ASM3025357v1:
- the LOC131332315 gene encoding V-type proton ATPase subunit E-like: MNDADVSKQIQQMVRFIRQEAEEKANEISVSAEEEFNIEKLQLVEAEKKKIRQEYERKEKQVEVRRKIEYSMQLNASRIKVLQAQDDVVNSMKEAAAKQLLKVSSEHNVYRKLLKDLVVQSLLRLKEPAVLLRCRKEDLDMVENILNSAKNEYAEKANVHAPEILVDKTVFLPPAPSHHNAHGPFCSGGVVLASRDGKIVFENTLDARLDVVFRKKLPEIRKLLFGQVVA; this comes from the exons ATGAACGACGCGGATGTCTCCAAGCAGATCCAGCAGATGGTCAGATTCATCCGCCAAGAAGCGGAAGAGAAGGCCAACGAGATCTCTGTTTCCGCCGAAGAA GAATTCAACATCGAGAAGTTGCAATTGGTAGAAGCAGAGAAAAAGAAGATCAGGCAAGAGTACGAGCGGAAAGAGAAGCAAGTAGAAGTTCGGAGGAAAAT TGAGTACTCTATGCAGCTCAACGCATCACGTATCAAAGTTCTTCAAGCTCAGGATGATGTGGTCAACTCCATGAAAGAGGCTGCTGCAAAGCAGCTCTTGAAAGTGAGCAGTGAGCATAATGTGTATAGGAAGCTTCTGAAAGATCTCGTAGTTCAG AGTTTGCTCAGACTCAAAGAACCTGCTGTCTTATTGCGTTGTCGGAAAGAGGACCTAGATATGGTGGAGAATATTCTGAACTCAGCAAAGAATGAATATGCTGAGAAAGCAAATGTTCATGCACCTGAGATATTAGTTGACAAAACCGTCTTCCTTCCACCTGCTCCGTCCCATCACAATGCCCATGGTCCCTTCTG ctCTGGAGGTGTAGTACTGGCTTCCCGAGATGGGAAAATTGTATTCGAGAACACCCTGGATGCTAGGTTGGATGTTGTATTCCGCAAAAAACTTCCAGAG ATCCGCAAGCTGCTCTTTGGACAAGTTGTTGCATGA